Proteins encoded together in one Plutella xylostella chromosome 17, ilPluXylo3.1, whole genome shotgun sequence window:
- the LOC105385557 gene encoding uncharacterized protein LOC105385557: MQPLENHDHMDNVLPVTTEKPQRENNSTVDVHELLHALGIDENGHEDKDHSRAAARDYDYPPSPGYAGYSPYSHPPSYGYQQRPGYAPNYPPSSPYPSYGPPPPYHEQPSYHQPPPSAYTPPLEAHHSAPSSKLKLVEIPDLVKPLASKVAGKVSGLIGLVLTLLTGSTGDVELKGFKDIVINGIVKPLLIAKGGLKSLISKLAIPVISLLLINLEVLITVWWLWEECPEPVHAHAAYPAYPRPGYGY, from the coding sequence ATGCAGCCGCTAGAAAATCACGACCACATGGACAACGTGCTACCGGTGACGACGGAGAAGCCACAACGTGAAAATAACTCCACGGTCGACGTGCACGAGCTCCTGCACGCTCTCGGCATCGATGAGAATGGTCACGAAGATAAGGATCACTCTCGAGCAGCTGCGAGGGACTACGACTACCCGCCGAGCCCGGGGTACGCGGGCTACTCGCCCTACTCGCACCCTCCGAGCTACGGGTACCAGCAGCGGCCCGGCTACGCGCCAAACTACCCGCCGAGCTCGCCCTATCCTTCGTATGGTCCGCCACCGCCGTACCACGAGCAACCATCCTACCATCAGCCGCCGCCCTCCGCCTACACTCCGCCGCTGGAAGCACACCACAGCGCGCCCTCATCCAAACTAAAACTAGTGGAGATCCCGGATCTTGTCAAGCCACTGGCGTCAAAAGTTGCCGGCAAAGTGAGTGGATTAATCGGCCTAGTGCTCACCCTTCTCACCGGCTCAACGGGCGACGTAGAACTCAAAGGGTTCAAGGACATCGTAATAAACGGAATAGTTAAGCCCTTGTTAATTGCCAAGGGGGGATTAAAGAGTCTGATAAGTAAGTTGGCTATACCAGTGATATCGTTGTTGTTGATTAACTTGGAAGTGTTGATTACAGTTTGGTGGTTGTGGGAGGAGTGTCCTGAGCCCGTACATGCTCATGCAGCATACCCAGCATATCCAAGGCCTGGATATGGCTACTGA